ATGCGCGCGGCGCCGCACGCAGCCTGGGTTCCTATTTTGGCTTCGAACATCACAACACGCTTCAGTCGCTAGCCTATGATCGCGAAAACAAACGCTATGTATTTCAAATTTTTGTAAAGACTGGCGTCAGCGACGATCGAATCAACGAGGCCTTGCAGCGATTTCGCTTTGGCTTTGCGCGTAGATCCTGGGGCGGTTACGATGATTCCACTCCCTGCACACGCAGCGAATGTATTCTGGATCCGCTGCGCAGCTTTCAGGCCTCGATGCCTGGACGCCACGGATCGCTCAGCTACCGGATGGACGGACCCCTGGTCTTGCCGGCGCGCCTTTCCTACCGTCTGGCAACCCGCGATCGCCAGGGTCGACCGGTTGATAACAGCGAACTGGAACTGAGAGTGAGGGCAGTGCGCGAGGGAAGCGAGCGCACTGTGGAATCCGTGGCGCAATCGGGTCGCTGGAACCCCTACACCTCAAGAATGCTGGTCGAGCGGCCGGGCGTCTCCTATGGCGAGGTTGGCCCGCTGGCGTCCGAAACTCGCGCGTTGTTGAATCTTGATGATGTCGACGGCGCCCGCTACAATCTACAAGTGCGCGTCGTTTACCGTGGCGTCGAATTTCCAGCAGAAGCTATCGGGCCGGGCAAGCCCATTGAATCAATCACACTCATTGGAACCGTCCCCGGCGCCACCAGCGCCGCTGCGCGACCCAATTCCATTTTCACCGAAGCGCATCCCTACTGGCAGAGCTATCTGGTTGGCAAGGGCTTCAGCGATACCTGGCCGGCCAATCAGAGTTTCGATCACTATCCGCTCTTCGAAGTGCTGTTCAAGAAGCCAGAGGCGCGGCGCGAGACGCTACGCTTTGAACTTGCCCCGGACTCGCTGCCTGGGGTCATTCTCGCCTCGGCCCGGCGGCTTTCGGATAATCGCGTCTTTGAAAGCGTAGCCAGCGGTAATGCTGCATTGCTGAACCTCGAGGATATTCCGGGCGCAAAGTACCAGTTGAGTTTTCGCGTTCGCTATGAGGATCGCGATTATCTGCCTGGCCAGCGCCCCGGCCCGGTGCGTCCAGGCGGCCGATTGCCGCCCGCAGTGTTGTCTATTGAGCGCAACAACAGCGGCCAGCCGGCGCCTGCGACCGATATCAGCTGGCAGGATTTCAGCATTGGCCAGCGGCAAGAGCACAGCTACCGTGTTCGCTTCGTTGCAATGCTGCCAGTCCGTCCGCAACCGCTGCGCTGAGCGCCTTTGTCTTGACGCTGCAGCCAGGCGCCCGCCCTGGGTATGACTCTGTTGCTGCGGCGGCAAGGCGACTCTGGAAGCGCTTGCTTCGCCTTGCTGCGGCGCAAGGCCGGGTCAGTGCATTACACGTTCCTTGACATCCTGTTTCCTGTGGCGCTGTTTCTGGTTGTAATCGCCGCGCTGATGAGCGGTTATCACGTCGCCTTCAGTCTGGCCGGGGTCTCGCTGGCCTTTGCATTTCTGGGCGCTCTGACCGGCCATTTCGATCTGCCGCTGCTGGGCGCTCTGCCGGCGCGACTGTTCGGGATCATGAACAATGATACCCTGATTGCCATTCCCTTATTCGTATTGATGGGAGTGCTGTTGGAAAAATCGCGCATCGCCGAGGAACTCCTCGAAACCATGGCATTGCTTTTTGGCGGTCTGCGCGGCGGACTGGCTATCGCAATCTGTCTGGTTGGCGCGCTGCTGGCGGCGTCGACAGGGATCGTTGGCGCCACGGTAGTCGCCATGGGCCTGATATCGCTGCCAGCGATGTTGCGCTACCGCTACCAGCCGGAACTTGCCGCCGGCATTGTCGCCGCCAGCGGGACGCTTGGACAGATCATTCCGCCCAGCATCGTACTGATTATTCTCGGCGATCAGATCAGCTCCGCCTACCAGCAGGCGCAGCTTTCAATGGGCAATTATTCAGCGCGCACGGTCACTGTGGGCGACTTGTTCCTGGGCTCTCTGGCGCCGGGAATTTTGTTGGTAATCTTCTATATACTATTTGTCGGCTGGAAAGCCTGGCGCCATCCAGAATCCGCGCCGGCCGTGCCGCTTGCGGAGCGCCAGGCTGTTGAGCCGGGCGAGCTTCGCCAAAAAATTATCCATGCTCTGGCGCCGCCGTTGCTTTTGATTCTCGGCGTCCTTGGCTCAATCATTGCCGGCGTGGCCACTGCGACCGAAGCCGCTTCCGTTGGAGTGATGGGCGCCATTGCGCTGAGCGCGGTGCGTCGCCAGATGGACCTGTCGCGACTGCGCAGTTCCCTGGAGGGGGCTCTGCGCATCACTGCCATGGTCTTCATGATCCTGATTGGCGCTTCGCTCTTCTCCCTGGTCTTCCGCGGATTTGAGGGCGATCTGATGGTGGAAACGGCCCTGAGCGCATTGCCTGGCGGTCGCTGGGCGGCGCTGGCGACGGTCATGCTGGTGATCTTCTTGATGGGCTTCTTTCTGGATTTCTTCGAAATTGTCTTTATTGTGATCCCTATCGCCGGACCGATTCTACTCGCGATGGGTTTCGATCCAATCTGGCTGGGCGTTCTGGTCGCGCTGAATCTGCAGACTTCCTTCCTCACTCCTCCCTTTGGATTCGCGCTCTTCTATTTGCGCGGCGTTGCGCCTCCCGAATTGAAAACGGTCCACATCTATCGCGGCGTTGTTCCCTTCATCGGACTGCAGCTGATCGCGCTGCTGATTACCGTAGTCGCTCCCTCGCTGGCGACCTGGCTGCCGCGCTTGATATACGGAGAATGATACTCGGCTATTGTCCGCGGGCCGGTTTCTCAGCGGCGGGTTTTTCGGCCGTCGGATCTGGATTTGGCTGCGCCGTGATCGGAGTCTCCCTTCCGGTATGCGGCGGCCGCGTTCCTCCAGCCTCGGCGCCGGCGTCGCTGGCCGCCGGAACCGCCGGCTTGCTCTGATCCTCTGGCGGCGGCGCCGGAGGAAGCGGACGCTCGGCTGCCGCACGCAGCATGCCGGGCGGCAGAAAACTGACAGTCCAGGCTGCGGCTGATTCCGGCAATGCGGTCAGCTGCAGTCGTCGATTCGGCATGAAGTTGAGGATCAAGCATTCGCCGGCATCGACCCAATCGAGGCGCGCTTGCAGCGGCGTTGGCTTCTCGCGATCCGCCTTGAATTCGCGTGGCGCAACCGATTCCACGCATGCCCAGTACTCCCCACGCACCTGCTGTTTCACTGATAGCTGAATGGCCTGGGCGCCGCTTGTGCCGTACTGACGCGCCAGCAGCACGTTATCTGCTTCCACCTGCAAGTAGAGGCCGCCGTCTTCTTGCAGCCAGGCGCCGCGCGGAATACGATAGAAGAGGGGGATCGTCGGCGCGCTATTCTGTGCAGAAGCAGCTGCGGCCGGCTCAGCGGCGGCAGGCATTGTCGCAGGGCCCGCTCCGAGCAGCGCCAGGGCGCCGACCAGGGCCAGACGGCCTGGCATGGCGATTCCGGCCGAAGTCGGCGGCTCAGACCGCAAGAGTCTCATTCACGGACATCGATCAGGATTCCTCTGATTTCTTCCACTGCTTTCAAGATTTGAAAGGCGGAGTTGCCGCGGGAATGGATCAGGTTAGCCATGCGCTGCAGGCGCTCATCGACAAACTCGACGATGCTCAGCTCGACTTCGTCCCCGGAGCGACTGCGCCGCCGAATCTTACGAATGCGTGTGTTGCGCCGCAAGGTTTCGCGAGCAATGGCGGCGACCAGCTGCTTGTAGCGTTGCAGATTTTCATCGCTCTGTTTTTCGATCAGCTGGCGTTCCGCCTCGGGCAACTCGCTCCAGAGTTGCTTCAAATCGCGGGTTTCGCTGCGCTGCGCCGGCATCACTTCTTCCAGAATTTCCTGAAAGGAAGATCCGGAACGAACGCCACTGGCGGCGGTCTGGGCCCCGGTCTGGCTGGCCCCGCTTGCAGCTCCGCCTCCGGTCGCGGCGCCGCGCAAGCGTCTCGAGTCGCGAGGTCCTATGGCCGGAGACTGCATACCCTGATTCTATCGGATTTTCGCCTGAAAGCCTGAAGGATTATGTCTCTTCAGTCTTGCTGCCTTGCGATCAGGGGCGGCCCAGGCGAGTATGGACTAACTGTAGCCAGTAGCGGATCCCAATTTCGAGGGCCTCGTCATTGAAGTCATAGTGGGGACTGTGCAAGCCGGGCGTGTTTGGTCCGCCGCCGGTTCCAAGCCAGATGTAGCAACCCGGGCGCTGTTGCAAAAAATAGGAGAAGTCCTCGCTGCCCATGCTTGGCGGAGGGTCGAGGATCAAAGCGTCCTTACCGACCGCAGCCTCGGCGGCGCGACGGCAGTGTTCGGTTGCTACGCGATGGTTGATGGTGGCCGGATAGCCGTGAATATAGTTTATGTCGACGCTTGCGCCGTGAGCGCTGCACACCCCTTCGGCGCAGCGTCGGATCTCGGCTTCGATGTGCGTCCGGGTCTCCGCGTTAAGCGTGCGCACTGTGCCCGCCAGAAACATCTCTTCCGGAATGATGTTGTAGGCCTCGCCGGCGCGCAGCTTCGTCACAGAAAGAACTGCGGATTGCAATGGATCCAGTCGGCTGACGATACGCTGCAGGGATAGGCATAGCTCGGCGCCGGCCAGGATTGGATCGATCGCCTGTTGCGGCATGGCGGCGTGTCCGCCTCGGCCGCGGATGGAAATTTCAAAAAAGTCGCAGGCCGCCATCGCCGGCCCGGAGCGCAAGGCGATGACGCCAAGCGGCAGCGCCGGCCAGTTGTGCAGTCCGTAGACCTCTTCGATGGGAAATCGTTCCAGCAGGCCCTCTTGCAACATCGCCTGTCCGCCGCCGCCTCGCTCTTCGGCCGGTTGAAAGATGAAGTAAACGCTGCCCTCAAATGTACGATCGCGCGCCAGCGCTCGCGCTGCACCCAGCAGCATAGCCGTATGACCGTCATGGCCGCAGGCATGCATGCAGCCCTCATGGCGCGATCGATGCGCAAATTGATTGAGCTCCTGCAGAGGCAGAGCATCCATATCGGCGCGCAAAGCAATGGCCGGCCCCCGGCCGCGGTGCAGGACGCCGACGACGCCAGTGGCGGCAATCCCGCCGTGGATCTCTTCGAAGCCAAATTCCAGCAGGCGATCGTTGATAAAACTTGCGGCGCCACGCTCTTCAAAAGCCAGCTCTGGTTGCTGATGCAGATGGCGACGCCAGGTTCGGACGTCGCTGATTTCGATTTCGGCTGGCATGGAGAAAATTCCCTGTTCCGCAATCCGTCTGGCCTGATAGCGGCCCTCGGTCAAGCTGCGCGCTGCGTCGTTCGCGGTCTTTTTGCGCTTGCAGGACCCAGGGGCGCTCAGCCATGGAATGCAGATGAGCGCAGCAGGCAGCAAAGACAGTTTTGATTTCGACTACGTCATCATCGGTTCTGGATTTGGCGGCAGCGTTTCCGCCATGCGGCTGGCCCAGAAGGGCTATTCGGTGGCTGTACTGGAGTCCGGTAAGCGTTGGAATGAGCAAAGCTATCCGAAGACAAACTGGAACATCTTTAAGTCACTGTGGTTTCCGCGAATCTTCTGCTACGGCATCCAGCGCATCAACCTGCTCAACCATGTGATGATCTTGAGCGGCGCCGGCGTGGGCGGCGGAAGTCTGGTTTATGCAAACACGCTCTATGTTCCGAAAAAGCAATTCTTTGCCCATCGGATAGTAAAGGGCATCGGCGGCGACCGGGCATTGATGCCCTTCTTCCAGCTGGCGCAGCGCATGCTTGGCGTGGTCAAGAATCCGCAGCTCTGGGAGGTCGATCAGTTGATGCTTGCTACCGCCCGCGATATCAACTGCGAACAGACCTTCACGCCCACGCCGGTCGGCGTCTACTTTGGAGACAGCGAGCGTGAAAGCGATCCCTACTTTGGCGGCGAAGGTCCGCTGCGGCGCGGTTGCAACTTTTGTGGCGGCTGCATGGTTGGTTGTCGCTACAAAGCCAAGAATACCCTGGACAAGAACTACCTCTACTTTGCTGAAAAGCTGGGCGCGAAAGTTTTTCCTGAGACGCAGGCGGTGGATCTGATCTCCCTCTCCGAGGACGGCAGCGCCGGCTATGAAATTCACACCAGATCGCCGAGCGGGCTTTTTGGCTATCCGCATCGCCGACTGCGCACGCGCGGCGTGGTCTTTTCCGCGGGCGTTCTGGGAACAGTGTCGCTACTGTTGAAGCTCAAGCAAAATGGGCGACTGCCGCGCCTGTCTGCAACGCTGGGCGGTCTGGTGCGCACCAACAGCGAGTCCATCGTCGGCGTCCGCGCCGCGGGGCAAAAAGTTGATTACTCCCATGGAATTGCCATCACTTCCAGTGTACACCCCGATGAACATACGCACATCGAACCGGTGCGCTATTCCGCCGGCTCCGATGTCATGGGCGGGCTATCGACAATTATGACCGACGGCGGCGGCGCCATTCCGCGTCCCATGCGCTTCCTGCTCAATATTTTGCGGCATCCGCTGCTTTTCTTGCGCTCCCTTTCTCCCTTTGGCTTTGCAAAAGAGACGATCATACTGCTTGTAATGCAGACCCTGGACAATTCCATCCGGCTCGAACGGCGCCGGCGCTGGATCTGGCCGTTCACGAAGTCGCTTACCTCTGAGCATGGTCGCGGCGAAAAGATCCCGACCTATATCCCTGCGGCCAATGATTTTGCCCGACGCCTGGCGCAAAAAACGGGCGGCTTCCCGGTCAGCAGCTACAATGAAGTGCTGCTCGACGTGCCGACCACGGCGCACATCCTGGGCGGCGCCTGCATCGGCCAGAACAGCGAGGAAGGCGTCATCGACAGTCAAAACCGCGTGTACGGTTATCAGAATATGCTGGTTTGCGACGGATCAATGATTCCGGCAAATCCTGGCGTAAACCCCAGTCTTTCGATCACGGCCTTTACAGAGCGGGCTATGTCCTTTGTTCCGGTCAAGGACAGCGCGAATTACTTTAAGTTCGAACGAAAGTGGAAAGCGACTCCCGTGCTGGAGGCGAACCTCAAGCGCACGCGGAAAACAGGACAAAAAATCCGCGCCGGAGGCGCTGCAGGCAGCGCGCTCAAGCGTAAGCAGATCGATAAGCGGGGCTGAATTTCAAAAAAAGTTCGTGCAGTTCGCGGACGCTCAATTGACCGGGCGCATTGGGATGGTCGAGGTATCCGTAGCTGATCAGACTGCCAAAAAACGGAGCAGCGACGCGCGATAGCAAGCCGGCCTCGCCCATCGCAATCATGACCAGTCCGCGTTCTTTATGTTTTCCACAGTAGTTCAGGAGCCGCTCCAGTTCCTCGATGTTGCGTGCGCGCACTGCGATCTTGACGATTGCAGCCTGCAGGCGGTCCGCTTCCAGAAGCGTCAGATCCAATTGCGCGTCCGTTGGGGCGCTTTGAAAATCGTGCGTGGAAAGTAAGAGCAGCTTGCGTTGGTCATGAGCCAGCGCCGCCAGTTCGTCGCGTTGCAGAGATTCGAATTCTACATCGATTGCATCGACCAGAGGTGCAAGGCTGTGAAAGGCGGCCAATCGCTGCGAACCATGCCAGGCGTCGCCCTCGCGGATGGTGGCCAGCAAACCAAAGGACTGGCGCAGAAGCGGGTCGAGCCTCGCGGTAAATTCCGCCGCGCCATGCGGACCGCCCTGGAAGCTGTCGGCTCTCAGTTCGAGGAGACTGACCCCCGCCGCACTCAATTGCGACAGCTCCGCAGAGGAAAGCGGTCGTTCAAGGATCGCCGCAATATGCGGGCGCGCTCCCAGCTGCAGCGGACCAAGGCGAATTTCAGGAGGCACAGTCATCGCAACAAACAAAAAGGGCGACCCCTGCGGATCGCCCCTTTGCCATTTCGTTATGAAGTCTGACTTAGATCAGGGCTTCGGAACGATCTGGAAGGTCACACGGCGGTGAACCTGGCTATCGGAAGCAGCTCCCGAAACAGGCTCGTCGTCCGCTACGCCTTTGGCAATCATCTTGTCGGCTGGAACGCCGGCACGTACCAGTGCAGCCATCACGCCGCGGGCGCGCTGTTCGCTGTACCATTCGTTTCCGCGACGGCCATCGCCGGGAGCGGTGCGCGGTCCCGTGCTATCGGTGTGGCCAGTTACTTGAAGAACATAGCCATCGCCCACCTGGCTCAGCGCCTGGTTGATCTGGTCTTTAGCGGTCGTGACCCATGTGTTTACGTCAGATCCGGGTCCGGTGCTCTTGTAGCCGTAGCCAGCCTGATTTGGCGAATAGTTCAGGACGGCCAGAGCGCGGTTGGCGAGGCCCAGTGCGCCACTGCCCAGGTTGCCGCCGCGTGAAGACGAGCTGTCGCCCGAGGATTGGCAAGCGGTGAACATAGCGCCGAGAGCAACGGCTACGCTGACAGTAAGTATCAGCTTTTTCATAATTCGGAGGCTCCTAATTTTGACTCAAGTCGTGGAAGTAGCGGGGAACGGACCAACAAA
The DNA window shown above is from Leptospirales bacterium and carries:
- a CDS encoding TRAP transporter large permease subunit; this encodes MTLLLRRQGDSGSACFALLRRKAGSVHYTFLDILFPVALFLVVIAALMSGYHVAFSLAGVSLAFAFLGALTGHFDLPLLGALPARLFGIMNNDTLIAIPLFVLMGVLLEKSRIAEELLETMALLFGGLRGGLAIAICLVGALLAASTGIVGATVVAMGLISLPAMLRYRYQPELAAGIVAASGTLGQIIPPSIVLIILGDQISSAYQQAQLSMGNYSARTVTVGDLFLGSLAPGILLVIFYILFVGWKAWRHPESAPAVPLAERQAVEPGELRQKIIHALAPPLLLILGVLGSIIAGVATATEAASVGVMGAIALSAVRRQMDLSRLRSSLEGALRITAMVFMILIGASLFSLVFRGFEGDLMVETALSALPGGRWAALATVMLVIFLMGFFLDFFEIVFIVIPIAGPILLAMGFDPIWLGVLVALNLQTSFLTPPFGFALFYLRGVAPPELKTVHIYRGVVPFIGLQLIALLITVVAPSLATWLPRLIYGE
- a CDS encoding YaaR family protein, which produces MQSPAIGPRDSRRLRGAATGGGAASGASQTGAQTAASGVRSGSSFQEILEEVMPAQRSETRDLKQLWSELPEAERQLIEKQSDENLQRYKQLVAAIARETLRRNTRIRKIRRRSRSGDEVELSIVEFVDERLQRMANLIHSRGNSAFQILKAVEEIRGILIDVRE
- a CDS encoding amidohydrolase, whose product is MPAEIEISDVRTWRRHLHQQPELAFEERGAASFINDRLLEFGFEEIHGGIAATGVVGVLHRGRGPAIALRADMDALPLQELNQFAHRSRHEGCMHACGHDGHTAMLLGAARALARDRTFEGSVYFIFQPAEERGGGGQAMLQEGLLERFPIEEVYGLHNWPALPLGVIALRSGPAMAACDFFEISIRGRGGHAAMPQQAIDPILAGAELCLSLQRIVSRLDPLQSAVLSVTKLRAGEAYNIIPEEMFLAGTVRTLNAETRTHIEAEIRRCAEGVCSAHGASVDINYIHGYPATINHRVATEHCRRAAEAAVGKDALILDPPPSMGSEDFSYFLQQRPGCYIWLGTGGGPNTPGLHSPHYDFNDEALEIGIRYWLQLVHTRLGRP
- a CDS encoding GMC family oxidoreductase, with product MQMSAAGSKDSFDFDYVIIGSGFGGSVSAMRLAQKGYSVAVLESGKRWNEQSYPKTNWNIFKSLWFPRIFCYGIQRINLLNHVMILSGAGVGGGSLVYANTLYVPKKQFFAHRIVKGIGGDRALMPFFQLAQRMLGVVKNPQLWEVDQLMLATARDINCEQTFTPTPVGVYFGDSERESDPYFGGEGPLRRGCNFCGGCMVGCRYKAKNTLDKNYLYFAEKLGAKVFPETQAVDLISLSEDGSAGYEIHTRSPSGLFGYPHRRLRTRGVVFSAGVLGTVSLLLKLKQNGRLPRLSATLGGLVRTNSESIVGVRAAGQKVDYSHGIAITSSVHPDEHTHIEPVRYSAGSDVMGGLSTIMTDGGGAIPRPMRFLLNILRHPLLFLRSLSPFGFAKETIILLVMQTLDNSIRLERRRRWIWPFTKSLTSEHGRGEKIPTYIPAANDFARRLAQKTGGFPVSSYNEVLLDVPTTAHILGGACIGQNSEEGVIDSQNRVYGYQNMLVCDGSMIPANPGVNPSLSITAFTERAMSFVPVKDSANYFKFERKWKATPVLEANLKRTRKTGQKIRAGGAAGSALKRKQIDKRG
- a CDS encoding type I 3-dehydroquinate dehydratase, translating into MPPEIRLGPLQLGARPHIAAILERPLSSAELSQLSAAGVSLLELRADSFQGGPHGAAEFTARLDPLLRQSFGLLATIREGDAWHGSQRLAAFHSLAPLVDAIDVEFESLQRDELAALAHDQRKLLLLSTHDFQSAPTDAQLDLTLLEADRLQAAIVKIAVRARNIEELERLLNYCGKHKERGLVMIAMGEAGLLSRVAAPFFGSLISYGYLDHPNAPGQLSVRELHELFLKFSPAYRSAYA
- a CDS encoding OmpA family protein; translated protein: MKKLILTVSVAVALGAMFTACQSSGDSSSSRGGNLGSGALGLANRALAVLNYSPNQAGYGYKSTGPGSDVNTWVTTAKDQINQALSQVGDGYVLQVTGHTDSTGPRTAPGDGRRGNEWYSEQRARGVMAALVRAGVPADKMIAKGVADDEPVSGAASDSQVHRRVTFQIVPKP